In Treponema primitia ZAS-2, a genomic segment contains:
- a CDS encoding tetratricopeptide repeat protein translates to MPVFIQAMNEEQSVQRLIQKAYENLKASDADSAITALEEALKIDFENPEVVYALKCIQWWLDRIRVTEDSTLLKQSDTYARGDFILSQWDAFYSFLDRMGNSDARVYDPCHYAIKRFVFSTALQSFEDILGDGKNRHDPGLLLLVGRCYKGVGNYEEALKYLEQAVKFKREDGGALSELADVNALMEETRSAKALFREAFFMDAQKVDLRSMESEMILRLTDRVKELGYKGRELLEWIPIYGCLYGIFSVKRELKQVELGRLKQSIFALENTVRGGHEDLSLLTPRLINRYFWLIDHFENIQEDPGKIEETLLKIKIIDPAIYERYMG, encoded by the coding sequence GAAAGCCTCTGATGCGGATTCGGCCATTACGGCCCTGGAGGAAGCGCTAAAGATAGATTTTGAGAACCCTGAGGTGGTATACGCCCTGAAGTGCATACAATGGTGGCTGGACCGTATCAGGGTCACCGAAGATTCGACGCTATTAAAGCAAAGCGATACCTATGCCAGGGGGGATTTCATCCTTTCTCAATGGGACGCCTTTTATAGTTTTCTGGATCGTATGGGGAATTCAGATGCTAGGGTATACGATCCCTGTCACTATGCGATAAAGCGGTTTGTTTTTTCCACCGCCCTGCAATCCTTCGAGGATATCCTGGGGGACGGGAAAAACCGGCATGATCCGGGGCTGCTCTTACTGGTAGGCCGCTGTTACAAGGGGGTGGGGAACTACGAAGAGGCCCTGAAATACCTGGAACAGGCGGTAAAGTTCAAAAGGGAGGACGGGGGGGCCCTGTCGGAACTGGCGGATGTAAATGCCCTGATGGAGGAAACCCGAAGCGCCAAGGCGCTGTTCCGGGAGGCATTTTTTATGGATGCCCAGAAGGTGGATCTCCGGTCCATGGAATCAGAGATGATACTCAGGCTGACCGACAGGGTGAAAGAACTGGGGTATAAAGGCAGGGAGCTTCTGGAATGGATACCCATTTACGGATGCTTGTACGGCATATTTTCGGTCAAGCGGGAATTAAAGCAGGTTGAACTGGGGCGCTTAAAACAATCCATATTCGCCCTGGAAAACACTGTCCGGGGGGGTCACGAGGATCTGAGCCTGCTCACCCCCCGGCTGATTAACCGGTATTTTTGGTTAATCGATCACTTTGAAAATATTCAGGAAGATCCCGGGAAGATTGAAGAGACCTTACTGAAAATTAAAATTATAGACCCGGCCATATACGAACGGTATATGGGTTAG
- the greA gene encoding transcription elongation factor GreA produces MSEALLKNVQEMLNEEKWTRATLSNYSTNQFKELDVLLQEARDARAYDELKKLCDEHLVHTKNSIIALYLSGMIALSRQLIDDSALINLVTIFVDNHKWNIVKYLCERILDHGESKFALRTLSECYKNDNEEEAIYGIWERLVKVDYEEADLAKSLAEYYEKQARLEEAVDFYKKALHRYINKGLFTNVREIWTKLIEYCKDDIDFFLHVQKKIAKNISKEKAVLLLNDVYVFCKAKDDIDTAISICKIILEYDERDEPARKEITECFRKKYADHSQLEEYIRISNLATKYRNVHEAITDFEKHIAFDKGNYVFHRTWGIGRIAKVQGDEIVIDFAKKREHSMGLKMAVNALQTISKNHIWVLKATKKKDELHDKVKDDPEWALKTVIKSFNNTCDIKRIKAEFVPAILSAGEWTTWSSKARDILKANTSFGVSPDNIDTFTVRDRPISIEEKLYNEFKAERNFFDRVATIRSYVAQKDVELDSEYFTEMFAYFTGYLRSKNQLTEQVASYILVKDLIGRYPHLGTGLSLNFPEVFEEIDDVPSLFLNLKDAKLKEEFLHHIQLFVPSWPEIYIKLFPFALSASIINSLKKEGYEDQLVAMTQYCFESYRDHREARDAAVWILKNLKSEPWFERTGLTEERQLIVLIHILNVSYREIENHRETTENRKTNKQVYTILFKDEVLINFIEQGDPDTITRIYTLIDDVKDLDPADKLNLKNRIIQKYPQFKFLGDTEKTVTSRGLLVTMGMYEEKQRQLVHIMDVEVPANSKEIAFALSLGDLRENAEYKAAKEKQDILNSTVAKLKDEIERAQLFDPQTINANRVSFGTKVTLDNESNGAKEEYTILGPWESDPENKIISYLSPFGNAILNKKVGEKFNFAINDEKIAYTVKEISAVSF; encoded by the coding sequence ATGTCTGAAGCTCTCCTGAAAAATGTACAGGAAATGCTGAACGAGGAGAAATGGACCAGAGCCACCCTCAGCAATTATTCTACCAACCAGTTTAAAGAGCTGGATGTTCTTTTACAGGAAGCCCGGGATGCGCGGGCCTACGATGAATTAAAGAAACTCTGCGATGAGCACCTGGTGCATACCAAAAACAGTATCATTGCCCTCTATCTTTCCGGGATGATCGCCCTCTCCCGGCAGCTCATCGACGATTCCGCCCTGATCAACCTGGTTACTATTTTTGTGGATAACCACAAGTGGAACATCGTAAAGTATCTCTGCGAACGGATCCTGGATCACGGGGAATCGAAGTTCGCCCTCCGCACCCTTTCGGAATGCTACAAAAACGACAACGAGGAAGAGGCAATTTACGGCATCTGGGAACGGCTGGTCAAGGTAGACTATGAAGAAGCGGACCTGGCCAAGTCCCTGGCGGAGTATTACGAAAAGCAGGCCAGGCTGGAAGAGGCGGTGGACTTTTACAAAAAAGCCCTGCACAGGTATATCAACAAGGGCCTCTTTACCAATGTCCGGGAAATCTGGACCAAGCTTATTGAGTACTGCAAGGACGACATCGACTTTTTCCTCCATGTACAGAAGAAGATCGCCAAAAATATCAGCAAAGAAAAAGCAGTACTTCTGCTCAACGATGTATATGTGTTCTGCAAAGCCAAGGATGATATTGATACGGCCATCAGTATCTGTAAAATAATTCTCGAGTATGATGAAAGGGACGAACCGGCCCGCAAGGAAATTACCGAATGTTTCCGGAAGAAGTACGCCGATCACAGCCAGCTGGAGGAATACATACGGATCTCCAACCTGGCCACCAAGTACCGGAACGTCCACGAGGCCATTACGGATTTTGAAAAGCACATCGCCTTTGACAAGGGGAACTATGTGTTTCACCGGACCTGGGGGATCGGGCGCATTGCCAAGGTCCAGGGGGATGAGATCGTCATCGACTTTGCGAAAAAGCGGGAACATTCCATGGGGCTGAAAATGGCAGTAAATGCCCTGCAAACCATATCCAAGAACCATATCTGGGTTCTCAAAGCCACCAAGAAAAAAGATGAACTCCATGACAAGGTCAAAGATGATCCGGAATGGGCTTTAAAAACGGTGATCAAAAGTTTTAACAATACCTGTGATATCAAGCGGATCAAAGCAGAATTTGTGCCCGCCATTCTTTCCGCCGGCGAATGGACCACCTGGAGTTCCAAGGCCCGGGATATCCTCAAGGCCAATACCAGCTTCGGGGTAAGCCCGGATAACATTGATACTTTTACTGTCCGGGACCGGCCCATCAGTATCGAGGAAAAACTCTACAACGAATTCAAGGCAGAGCGTAATTTCTTTGATCGGGTAGCAACCATACGAAGCTATGTGGCACAGAAGGACGTGGAGCTGGATTCCGAGTATTTTACCGAGATGTTCGCCTACTTCACAGGATATCTGCGTTCGAAAAACCAGCTTACCGAGCAGGTAGCTTCATACATTTTGGTAAAGGACTTGATCGGACGCTACCCCCATCTGGGCACAGGGCTGTCCCTTAATTTTCCTGAAGTTTTTGAAGAGATCGATGATGTGCCCAGCCTGTTTTTAAACCTCAAGGATGCAAAGTTAAAAGAAGAATTTCTCCACCACATTCAGCTTTTTGTGCCCTCCTGGCCTGAGATCTACATCAAACTTTTTCCCTTTGCCCTTTCTGCGTCTATCATTAACAGCCTGAAAAAGGAAGGCTACGAGGATCAACTGGTAGCCATGACCCAATATTGTTTTGAAAGCTACCGGGATCACCGGGAAGCCCGGGATGCGGCGGTATGGATACTGAAAAACCTCAAGAGCGAACCCTGGTTTGAAAGAACCGGCCTCACCGAGGAACGGCAGCTCATCGTTCTGATTCATATTCTCAATGTCAGTTACCGGGAAATTGAAAATCACCGGGAAACCACGGAGAACCGGAAAACCAACAAACAGGTTTATACCATACTTTTCAAGGATGAGGTGCTGATCAACTTTATTGAACAGGGCGATCCGGACACCATTACCCGTATTTACACCCTCATTGATGATGTAAAGGATCTGGACCCGGCGGATAAGCTGAACTTAAAAAACCGGATTATACAGAAATATCCCCAGTTCAAATTTCTTGGGGACACAGAAAAAACCGTCACTTCCCGGGGGCTCCTGGTTACCATGGGGATGTACGAGGAAAAACAGCGGCAGCTGGTCCATATCATGGACGTGGAAGTCCCGGCAAACTCAAAGGAAATCGCCTTTGCCCTTTCCCTGGGGGACCTGCGGGAGAATGCGGAATACAAGGCGGCCAAGGAAAAACAGGATATCCTCAACTCCACGGTAGCAAAACTGAAGGACGAAATCGAACGGGCTCAGCTTTTTGATCCACAAACGATAAACGCCAACCGGGTATCCTTTGGTACCAAGGTAACCCTGGACAACGAATCTAACGGTGCAAAGGAAGAGTACACCATCCTGGGACCCTGGGAGTCTGATCCTGAAAACAAGATCATCTCCTACCTTTCCCCCTTCGGCAACGCTATCCTGAATAAAAAGGTGGGCGAAAAATTCAATTTTGCTATCAATGACGAGAAGATTGCTTATACGGTCAAGGAGATATCCGCAGTTTCATTCTAA
- a CDS encoding HEAT repeat domain-containing protein — MKFFCITVLCGIFLWPALSVFPQDAPDAAATAKAVAAAAALDSARRLDTIRYGTETEIASLIQALKNENDLSLDKELITVARNTRNRNILSGVFSFFGDRAQAGLEDRALKAIEERDEEANDTVLAAVTYLGNIKSTDAAPYIQELLDSEERPFMSACIKALGLIGGNMPAGDPGKQQAAVAAPEPVPQTESLAGTDPGNGEEGEGDETGGSIPEHTNTARETSLQDARGTASQDKQETASQVAASRRPKEDAAELARYLIDFYNNRSPGDENRREIIVALGDVKSPAGLPLLREIAENNDERAPLRMSALEALAKIGDSDGLDAVLLSVESADPNVRSTAVAALGPFKGSEVDNAIIEAFRDSYYRTRMAAAQAARDRRFVEAVPYLRYRAERDDVPAVKDEAIKALGTIANPEALDILSSLFSERKNADRVRLLSAEMLIQNKADAYTAKLIEELDEAKRKNQTPLYNGFLRVLGMAKTPVLEDLAKRFFFSGGVVEKAYAMDMVANNDFRSLADTVREYLDEKNGSLSRKAHATLEKMGLSG, encoded by the coding sequence ATGAAATTTTTTTGTATTACTGTTTTATGCGGCATATTCCTGTGGCCGGCCTTGTCGGTTTTCCCCCAGGATGCCCCTGATGCCGCAGCTACTGCGAAAGCTGTGGCCGCGGCCGCGGCATTGGACAGCGCCCGGCGCCTGGATACTATTCGCTATGGCACAGAAACGGAAATCGCCTCCCTGATCCAGGCCCTGAAAAACGAAAACGACCTTAGCCTGGACAAGGAGCTTATCACCGTGGCCCGGAACACCCGGAACCGGAATATTCTTTCAGGGGTATTTTCCTTTTTTGGTGACCGGGCCCAGGCCGGCCTGGAGGATCGGGCGCTTAAGGCCATTGAGGAACGGGATGAGGAGGCCAATGACACGGTTCTGGCAGCAGTCACCTACCTGGGTAATATAAAGTCCACCGACGCGGCGCCCTATATTCAGGAGCTTCTCGATTCGGAGGAACGGCCCTTCATGAGCGCCTGCATAAAAGCCCTGGGCCTTATCGGGGGCAATATGCCCGCAGGTGATCCCGGGAAACAGCAAGCCGCGGTCGCGGCCCCTGAACCGGTCCCGCAAACTGAGTCGCTGGCCGGGACGGATCCTGGGAATGGCGAGGAAGGGGAGGGTGATGAAACCGGCGGCAGTATTCCTGAGCACACTAATACTGCGCGGGAAACTTCGTTGCAAGATGCGCGGGGAACTGCGTCACAAGATAAGCAGGAAACTGCATCGCAAGTAGCGGCCTCTCGCCGGCCCAAGGAAGATGCCGCCGAGCTGGCCAGGTATCTCATTGATTTTTACAATAACCGCAGCCCGGGGGATGAAAACCGCCGGGAGATCATCGTCGCCCTGGGGGATGTGAAGTCCCCGGCGGGGCTTCCCCTGCTGCGGGAGATTGCGGAGAACAACGATGAACGGGCCCCGCTCCGTATGTCCGCCCTGGAAGCACTGGCCAAAATTGGCGACTCCGACGGGCTGGATGCGGTGCTCCTTTCGGTGGAATCCGCGGACCCCAATGTGCGTTCCACCGCAGTGGCCGCCCTGGGACCCTTTAAAGGGTCCGAAGTGGACAACGCGATCATCGAAGCCTTCCGTGATTCCTATTACCGCACCCGCATGGCCGCCGCCCAGGCCGCCCGGGATCGCCGCTTTGTGGAAGCCGTCCCCTACCTGCGGTACCGGGCGGAGCGGGATGATGTCCCCGCAGTAAAGGATGAGGCTATCAAAGCCCTGGGGACCATAGCAAATCCCGAGGCCCTGGACATACTTTCGTCTCTTTTTTCGGAACGGAAAAATGCCGACCGGGTCCGGCTCCTGTCCGCAGAAATGCTGATACAGAATAAGGCTGATGCCTATACAGCCAAGCTGATAGAAGAACTGGACGAGGCAAAACGGAAAAACCAGACCCCCTTGTACAACGGTTTCCTCCGGGTCCTGGGTATGGCAAAAACCCCGGTTCTGGAGGATCTGGCCAAGCGCTTTTTTTTCTCAGGCGGGGTGGTGGAGAAAGCCTATGCCATGGACATGGTGGCAAACAACGATTTCCGCTCCCTGGCGGATACGGTACGGGAATACCTGGACGAAAAAAATGGCAGCCTTTCCCGCAAAGCCCACGCCACCTTGGAAAAGATGGGGCTGAGCGGGTAG
- the tgt gene encoding tRNA guanosine(34) transglycosylase Tgt produces the protein MEPFFTIHHSDTSCSARTGILALPHGPVSTPVFMPVGTNGTVKAITVDDLSAIGFEIILSNTYHLYLRPGLEVISAAKGLHPFMNWQRNILTDSGGFQVFSLAPFRKIRDQGVEFRSHLDGSTHLLSPEGVVEIQTLLGSDIQMQLDVCTKWGVSYKEAENALGITADWLKRAKQTWVEKADNGYEGKLFAIVQGNFFKELRERSAALAAEADTPGIAIGGLSVGEEGDVFQEYLAYTAALLPREKPRYVMGIGTPQYILEAIEQGIDMFDCVLPTRTGRTGRVFTRRGDISIKRADREFDFSPLDPQCTCKVCREYSRAYMRHLFKTQEILCSMLASYHNLYFLHSLVTDARRAIEENRFLQFKEDFLKQYTELPGMGE, from the coding sequence TTGGAACCCTTTTTTACCATCCACCACAGCGATACTTCCTGTTCAGCCCGGACGGGAATTTTGGCATTGCCCCATGGTCCGGTGAGTACCCCGGTCTTCATGCCCGTGGGGACCAACGGGACTGTAAAGGCCATCACCGTGGATGACCTTAGCGCCATAGGCTTTGAGATCATCCTTTCCAATACCTACCACCTGTACCTCCGGCCCGGTCTGGAGGTCATTTCCGCCGCCAAGGGGCTCCACCCTTTTATGAATTGGCAGCGGAATATACTCACCGATTCCGGGGGTTTCCAGGTTTTTTCCCTGGCCCCGTTCAGAAAGATCCGGGATCAGGGGGTGGAATTCCGCTCCCACCTGGATGGTTCCACCCATCTGCTCAGCCCTGAGGGGGTGGTGGAGATTCAGACGCTTCTGGGGAGCGATATACAGATGCAGCTTGATGTCTGCACTAAGTGGGGCGTATCCTATAAGGAAGCGGAAAATGCCCTGGGTATTACCGCAGATTGGCTGAAACGGGCTAAGCAGACCTGGGTGGAAAAGGCCGATAATGGGTATGAAGGCAAATTGTTTGCCATAGTTCAGGGGAATTTTTTCAAGGAGCTCCGGGAGCGGAGCGCCGCCCTGGCAGCTGAGGCGGATACTCCGGGGATTGCCATTGGGGGTTTGTCAGTGGGAGAAGAGGGGGATGTTTTTCAGGAATACCTGGCCTATACCGCCGCCCTTCTGCCTCGGGAGAAACCCCGGTATGTTATGGGTATAGGGACCCCCCAGTATATACTTGAGGCCATTGAGCAGGGGATCGATATGTTTGACTGTGTGCTTCCTACCAGGACCGGCCGCACCGGGCGGGTGTTTACCCGGCGGGGGGATATTTCCATCAAGAGGGCGGACCGGGAATTTGACTTTAGTCCCCTGGATCCCCAATGCACTTGCAAGGTCTGCCGGGAATACAGCCGGGCTTATATGCGGCATCTTTTTAAAACCCAGGAGATACTCTGCTCCATGCTGGCTTCTTATCATAACCTGTATTTCCTCCACAGTCTGGTCACCGATGCCCGCAGGGCCATAGAGGAAAACCGCTTTCTTCAGTTTAAAGAGGATTTTTTGAAACAATACACGGAACTTCCCGGGATGGGTGAATGA
- a CDS encoding TetR/AcrR family transcriptional regulator, with the protein MDIERNNETKQMLISTALKLFKISGYEKVTINQICTEVGIAKNTFYYYFNSKEDLLEASVGAVQNMTVTNLTEILLSGDAYFEQFWQIQKPIYDFVTESGIGISQQFLILRPEKRQELLHVLDEFYAVMGTVLQKAQETGEIRNSSSPQELIAVTRLLFVGIISLWTSFKGGFEFTDAMRAALEASLDLRTDMRKTSQESIIKLPF; encoded by the coding sequence TTGGATATAGAACGCAACAATGAAACAAAACAAATGCTTATAAGCACCGCCTTGAAGCTGTTTAAGATATCGGGCTATGAAAAGGTAACGATAAACCAGATATGTACCGAGGTTGGCATAGCCAAAAACACCTTTTACTATTACTTTAATTCCAAGGAAGACCTGCTGGAAGCGTCAGTAGGGGCGGTCCAGAACATGACCGTGACCAATCTTACGGAAATTCTCCTCTCCGGGGATGCCTATTTTGAGCAATTTTGGCAGATACAAAAGCCCATCTACGACTTTGTGACTGAGAGCGGCATAGGTATTTCCCAGCAATTTTTAATCCTCCGACCGGAAAAACGCCAGGAATTACTGCATGTATTGGACGAATTTTATGCGGTTATGGGTACCGTTTTGCAAAAAGCCCAGGAAACCGGGGAAATACGGAACAGTTCAAGCCCCCAGGAGCTCATCGCCGTAACCCGACTGCTCTTTGTGGGTATCATATCCCTCTGGACCTCCTTTAAGGGCGGCTTTGAATTTACTGATGCCATGCGGGCAGCCCTGGAAGCCAGCCTTGATCTCCGCACTGATATGCGAAAAACCTCCCAGGAGTCTATTATCAAGCTTCCTTTTTGA